A window of the Arachis duranensis cultivar V14167 chromosome 5, aradu.V14167.gnm2.J7QH, whole genome shotgun sequence genome harbors these coding sequences:
- the LOC107489201 gene encoding uncharacterized protein LOC107489201, translating to MGKSTKEQKQEVNFTPPLPYPQRFSKETKDQHFPKFLEVFKKLEINIPLAEALEQMPLYAKFLKELINKKRSWQEKETILLTEECSAVIQGCIPPKLTDPGSFIVSCTIGKITLDKALCDLGASINLMPLSMIKKLAIEELKPTRMSLVMADRSIKTPNGIVENLLVKVGEFIFPADFVILDTEEEGNNSIILGRPFLATARAIIDVEKGEMIFRVHNEQMVINVFKSMQHPPEQENYMKVDRIESLVEEMLEATCHEQQEEIVAEISSEDKEREKPKQELKPLPHHLKYVFL from the coding sequence aTGGGAAAGTCAACAAAGGAACAAAAGCAGGAAGTGAACTTCACACCTCCATTGCCATATCCTCAAAGGTTCAGCAAAGAGACTAAGGACCAACACTTCCCAAAATTTCTTGAAGTCTTCAAGAAGTTGGAGATCAATATCCCCTTAGCCGAAGCACTTGAGCAGATGCCCCTGTATGCTAAGTTCTTGAAagaactcatcaacaagaagaggAGTTGGCAGGAAAAGGAGACTATacttctcactgaagaatgtagtgctgtGATTCAAGGATGTATTCCACCAAAGCTcacagatccagggagctttatAGTTTCATGCACCATAGGCAAAATAACCTTAGATAAAGCTCTCTGTGACCTTGGTGCTAGCATTAATCTAATGCCGTTATCAATGATAAAAAAACTtgccatagaagaactcaaacccaccaGGATGTCTCTGGTGATGGCTgacagatcaatcaagacaccTAATGGCATTGTGGAAAACTTGTTAGTCAAGGTTGGGGAGTTTATCTTCCCTGCAGACTTTGTAATTCTGGATACAGAGGAGGAAGGAAataattcaatcatcttgggaagaccATTTTTAGCCACTGCCAGAGCTATTATTGATGTAGAGAAAGGGGAGATGATTTTCAGGGTGCATAATGAACAAATGGTCAtcaatgttttcaaatcaatgcaACACCCCCCAGAACAAGAAAACTACATGAAGGTGGATAGGATAGAAAGTCTGGTGGAGGAAATGTTAGAAGCCACTTGTCATGAGCAACAAGAAGAAATAGTGGCAGAAATCTCCAGTGAAGACAAGGAGAGAGAAAAGCCAAAACAGGAGTTGAAGCCTCTGCCCCATCACCTCAAATACGTGTTCCTATGA